One window of the Babesia microti strain RI chromosome IV, complete genome genome contains the following:
- a CDS encoding hypothetical protein (overlaps_old_locusTagID:BBM_III08580;~overlaps_old_locusTagID:BBM_III08585), with protein MSKKNNRRAHQERFHIIAKAQIQDELKRSQKRLNKQIQKSVLNKFGYIYIAEHNQLKTNDVKMKSVKSNIPEGYIRRRNKKILDVIRKRERKGAKIVTMKLD; from the exons ATGAGCAAGAAAAACAACAGGCGTGCTCACCAAGAACGCTTCCATATCATTGCCAAAGCGCAAATCCAAGATGAACTCAAACGATCTCAGAAAAGGCTcaataaacaaatacaaaaatcGGTTCTTAATAAA TTTGGATACATTTATATCGCAGAacataatcaattaaagACTAATGATGTCAAGATGAAGAGTGTTAAATCCAATATCCCAGAAGGTTACATAAGAAGGAGAAATAAGAAGATTCTTGATGTTATAAGGAAGAGGGAGAGGAAAG GGGCCAAAATAGTTACTATGAAGTTGGATTAG
- a CDS encoding transcription activator, putative (overlaps_old_locusTagID:BBM_III08572): protein MDVNVVDTDENLEPVTYICSECGKDVVLQPVAAVRCRNCGSRILYKNRSHKVVQYEAR from the exons ATGGATGTTAATGTTGTGGACACAGATGAGAATCTAGAACCCGTTACTTACATTTGTAGCG AATGTGGAAAGGATGTAGTTTTGCAGCCTGTGGCAGCAGTGAGATGCAGGAATTGTGGTTCCAGAATACTGTACAAAAATCGAAGTCACAAAG TTGTGCAATATGAAGCGAGgtaa
- a CDS encoding RNA pseudouridylate synthase domain-containing protein 1 (overlaps_old_locusTagID:BBM_III08565), with protein sequence MKITTRQICAVHEEFLKNFQLFSGINFFAVNKPPDFHLERADSTICIEDLVRELCNIDKFRICGQLDYATSGVMLLAKSKLASKYANLMIYAKEIYKVYLALLYGHLPIDTYHITRSICKPRGDEFKMRLAGSEGEGKACHSVLIPRSHHSIEGQPVTLCELRTITGRRHQLRLHCASIGHPIIGDVTYFNERNLTGRYKEIETDRMMLHCWFLKRNSSDELSAKYPKDWPKMREMIEEIELIVSPDVISKYVNQPPINHLDSVLLNMQFEQRVGSQIKVFK encoded by the exons ATGAAGATCACAACCAGACAGATATGTGCTGTCCATGAGGAGTTTTTAAAAAACTTTCAATTGTTCTCTGggattaatttttttgctGTCAATAAGCCACCTGATTTTCATCTAGAACGTGCAGATAGTACGATTTGCATTGAGGATTTAGTTAGAGAATTGTGTAACATTGACAAGTTTAGAATTTGCGGTCAATTAGACTATGCAACTAGTGGTGTAATGCTACTGGCCAAGTCTAAACTGGCCAGTAAATACGCCAACCTAATGATATACGCTAAAGAAATCTACAAGGTATACCTAGCGCTACTATATGGGCACTTGCCTATTGACACTTACCACATCACCAGGAGCATTTGTAAGCCTAGAGGGGATGAGTTTAAGATGCGTTTAGCTGGTAGTGAAGGGGAGGGTAAGGCCTGTCATAGCGTTTTAATTCCCAGGTCCCATCATTCTATAGAGGGGCAACCTGTAACGCTTTGTGAACTGAGGACAATTACAG ggCGCCGCCACCAACTACGTCTCCACTGCGCTTCAATTGGCCATCCAATCATTGGTGATGTTACATACTTTAACGAACGGAATCTAACAGGCAGGTACAAGGAAATAGAAACAGATCGTATGATGTTGCATTGTTGGTTTCTTAAGCGCAACTCCAGCGATGAATTGAGTGCAAAATATCCCAAAGATTGGCCCAAGATGAGGGAAATGATTGAGGAAATTGAACTAATAGTATCTCCAGATGTAATTTCTAAGTATGTAAATCAGCCACCAATTAATCACTTGGATAGTGTGTTATTGAATATGCAATTCGAACAACGGGTTGGCAGTCAAATTAAGGTGTTTAAGTAG
- a CDS encoding conserved Plasmodium protein, unknown function (overlaps_old_locusTagID:BBM_III08575) gives MTELQRIEQLVEDIKYSFELILNTKSDDVKQHTQLFIDSECQLELILPKITKYRIQLKKPEDERPFGPNTAKRILTLVEKFEILYSVYQDELEPLFPNRIEKNNTNDPNLECKLSSEDEYEEKLQEMIEKCKLQTKMELDSFNTHVTTDIKIGKNLDKVIINEVQNSIMNEIKQADLSNKVMLLNYAIETLKSNNSNNAKNHIIELFDQIYHNPEALQLRVLRIGNELLQERILMHKGGATCLLAVGFQLKYGHQIIEVLENLMDPKLVVNEPYLYLDEPPIEEFDKWEQWRRHIKWSLETLKSASF, from the exons ATGACGGAATTGCAAAGAATTGAGCAATTGGTTGAAG ACATAAAATACTCGTTTGAGTTGATACTTAATACCAAAAGTGACGATGTTAAGCAACAT ACACAGCTATTTATAGACTCCGAATGCCAATTGGAGTTAATATTGCCAAAGATCACCAAGTATAGGATCCAGCTAAAAAAACCTGAAGATGAACGTCCATTTGGACCAAATACGGCAAAAAGAATATTGACACTAGTCGAAAAATTCGAAATCCTATATTCCGTGTACCAAGATGAATTGGAGCCATTGTTTCCAAATAGGATCGAAAAAAACAACACTAATGATCCTAATTTAGAGTGCAAATTATCTTCTGAAGATGAATATGAGGAAAAATTACAGGAAATGATTGAAAAGTGCAAATTACAAACCAAAATGGAACTAGACTCATTTAATACTCATGTGACTACTGACATTAAAATTGGTAAAAACCTAGACaaagtaataataaatgagGTACAAAATAGTATTATGaatgaaattaaacaaGCAGATTTAAGTAACAAAGTCATGCTATTAAACTATGCCATTGAAACACTTAAAAGTAATAATAGCAACAACGCTAAAAACCACattattgaattgtttgaccaaatatatcacaacCCAGAGGCACTACAATTAAGGGTTTTGAGAATAGGTAATGAATTATTGCAGGAACGGATTCTTATGCACAAGGGAGGTGCAACATGTTTACTTGCTGTGGGATTCCAGCTTAAGTATGGtcatcaaataattgaagTATTGGAGAATCTAATGGACCCAAAATTGGTAGTAAATGAACCGTATCTGTACCTAGATGAACCACCAATAGAGGAGTTTGACAAATGGGAACAATGGCGCAGACATATCAAATGGTCACTTGAAACGCTAAAATCAGCCAGCTTTTAG
- a CDS encoding heterochromatin protein 1 (HP1) (overlaps_old_locusTagID:BBM_III08555;~overlaps_old_locusTagID:BBM_III08560) codes for MVNKRCRSPKISPFDDEEEEDEYEVENLIDIKYVKGKPLFLVKWKGFPDDDNTWEPEQNLTNLPLFAAKMASMKEAYNGKSKNRKGNKVKPKVMDENTISSQISPKISDKEPEVDDKNDYDYQEPDNKRHSAYSSRKTENNNINNSGQKKVKNDAWVPVLTADGPLNDPPDEAVEVEDLLDYKPKGRKDFYLVRWKGDWEDSWEPRHNLLIVGDLMKKMTELKTRYLQVYGPGDMEDEALVSILSIRITGEATLSAVVVETSRESETKTLLPLQEVRQRWPQQLLDFLLARLRLRPSIEQSSDNSPVQRGVSK; via the exons ATGGTAAACAAGAGGTGTAGATCTCCAAAAATCTCTCCTTTTGATGATGAGGAAGAGGAGGATGAATATGAGGTGGAAAACCTTATAGACATTAAATACGTGAAAGGTAAACCTCTATTCCTTGTTAAATGGAAGGGATTCCCCGACGACGACAACACCTGGGAACCAGAG cAAAATCTAACTAATCTGCCCCTGTTTGCCGCCAAAATGGCATCTATGAAGGAAGCCTACAATGGAAAGTCAAAAAATCGCAAGGGAAACAAGGTCAAACCCAAGGTTATGGACGAAAATACTATATCATCACAAATTTCTCCAAAAATATCCGATAAGGAACCTGAAGTGGATGACAAGAATGATTATGATTATCAGGAACCAGACAATAAAAGACATTCCGCATATTCGTCCAGGAAGACGgaaaataataacataaataattctgGTCAAAAAAAAGTTAAAAATGATGCATGGGTCCCCGTTCTAACTGCAGATGGACCCTTGAATGATCCCCCGGATGAAGCAGTCGAGGTGGAGGATTTGCTTGACTATAAGCCAAAGGGGAGAAAG GATTTTTATCTTGTACGGTGGAAAGGAGATTGGGAGGATTCTTGGGAGCCAAGG CATAACCTGCTTATTGTGGGCGATCTCATGAAAAAAATGACAGAGCTGAAGACCAGATATTTGCAAGTATACGGCCCAGGTGATATGGAAGATGAGGCTCTTGTATCTATTCTCAGCATTAGAATAACTGGAGAGGCAACATTGTCAGCCGTTGTGGTTGAAACCTCCAGAGAGAGTGAAACTAAGACTTTGTTGCCACTACAAGAAGTTAGGCAGAGGTGGCCCCAACAATTATTGGACTTTCTACT
- a CDS encoding conserved Plasmodium protein, unknown function (overlaps_old_locusTagID:BBM_III08570), whose protein sequence is MTLLLQIFTIVYAAHFVIGFATNWHKKYILETHNFCNNVNNWGLCHIKMNACVKSIGDMMRECAMNDVSIPDSAHLIPSIETDILKAKIKRAKQTKGLIEPPKYCITGSIDGPSNHAQGIHKLVEQYNENMLNGNGRMDFYEPRGLREINVWDKDMTFEVFPVLLDEGAPISAGQIAKVTLDERHRSKLIESMHFNKIIGICIAFIKNDNPQDPNYTPELVEYGSISELLDISNLDSEGVIIIRPIERFKIIKFDATPGDTHMRATVKLIKDQYQPLRNLSITLDNIKALYSLYDKCNFLQEEYCKLTGRLEQMKSIAEREDFNSKVDGMISHIEFDPNDPNLFTYKEVSQTRMRIFEIISFCAMEFHCDENTRIWASRITNTEERLIAVRLVLEKKMAALKAAIERLISENRENAT, encoded by the exons ATGACACTGctgttacaaatatttacaattgtatATGCAGCCCACTTTGTCATTGGATTCGCAACCAATTggcacaaaaaatatatattagagACGCATAACTTTTgtaataatgttaataattggGGTCTGTGTCATATAAAGATGAATGCCTGTGTAAAATCCATTGGAGATATGATGCGCGAATGTGCTATGAATGACGTCTCAATACCGGATTCTGCTCATCTAATTCCTAGTATTGAGACAGATATTCTCAAAGCTAAGATTAAGAGGGCAAAACAAACTAAAGGGCTAATCGAACCACCAAAATATTGCATTACTGGCAGTATCGACGGTCCTAGTAATCATGCCCAAGGAATACATAAACTAGTAGAGCAGTATAACGAAAATATGCTAAATGGTAACGGTAGAATGGATTTTTATGAACCAAGGGGACTTAGGGAAATTAATGTATGGGACAAAGATATGACTTTTGAAGTATTTCCAGTTCTCTTGGATGAGGGAGCACCTata AGTGCAGGCCAAATAGCAAAAGTGACATTAGACGAGAGACATCGCAGTAAACTGATAGAATCGATGCATTTCAACAAGATTATAGGCATTTGTATCGCATTTATCAAGAACGATAATCCACAAGATCCAAACTATACCCCAGAACTAGTTGAATATGGTTCAATTTCAGAG TTACTTGACATTAGTAATTTGGACAGTGAGGGTGTGATAATTATTCGACCAATAGAGcgatttaaaataattaaatttgatgcGACCCCTGGAGATACGCATATGAGG gcCACTGTAAAACTCATAAAAGACCAATATCAACCGCTACGCAATCTAAGTATTACTCTCGATAATATAAAAGCATTATATTCCCTATACGACAAATGCAACTTTCTACAGGAAGAATACTGCAAGTTAACCGGCAGACTTGAGCAGATGAAAAGCATAGCTGAAAGAGAGGATTTTAATAGCAAGGTCGATGGAATGATCTCACACATTGAATTCGATCCTAACGATCCTAATTTGTTTACATATAAGGAAGTTTCACAAACCAGAATGAGAATCTTCGAGATAATCAGTTTTTGTGCCATGGAATTTCATTGCGACGAGAACACTAGGATTTGGGCCAGCAGGATCACAAACACGGAAGAGAGATTAATTGCGGTTAGATTGGTTTTGGAAAAGAAAATGGCTGCCTTAAAAGCAGCCATTGAACGATTAATTAGTGAGAATAGGGAAAATGCAACTTAA
- a CDS encoding hypothetical protein (overlaps_old_locusTagID:BBM_III08585) → MTNRQISDNYSNYINDKYASTTITGDEYANLNSYPSTINSMSSKSQPNAKFCNNDIEKLINDPLINRKDLIMLLRKRMFNNSSVLKFNNVATCFENDIVNMNISANKPAKSIRTDVVNSDYKFDLLHNGKSLSSIPSIKHPLVIRDPIISQINNRKIISDVEIISALNKKELSVLQINKSDGAMCWESLLLELYNIPFELSDDKLECLFRMCKFKIISLQREQHLFNRPSDATICISYNTNDLKVLEIGCMLASRAILLHIKQIITY, encoded by the exons ATGACTAACAGGCAAATTTCTGATAATTACTCTAACTACATAAATGACAAATATGCCAGCACAACTATAACTGGTGACGAATACGCTAATCTAAATAGTTACCCTAGTACTATTAATAGTATGTCCAGCAAATCACAACCAAATGCTAAATTCTGTAATAACGATATCGAAAAACTTATTAATGATCCACTAATTAACCGTAAGGACTTGATTATGCTTCTAAGGAAACGCATGTTCAATAACAGTAGCGTACTAAAGTTCAATAATGTTGCGACGtgttttgaaaatgatatcgttaatatgaatatatcagCTAATAAGCCCGCAAAGTCTATACGAACTGATGTTGTTAACAGTGattacaaatttgatttgttACACAATGGTAAATCACTCAGCAGTATACCAAGTATCAAACATCCATTAGTAATCAGAGATCCTATAATATCCCAAATAAACAATAGAAAGATTATTAGCGATGTCGAGATAATCTCAGCACTTAATAAAAAGGAGTTGAGCGTATTACAGATAAATAAGTCTGATGGCGCTATGTGCTGGGAAAGTTTACTACTAGAACTATACAACATCCCATTTGAATTGAGTGATGATAAGTTGGAATGTTTGTTTAGgatgtgtaaatttaagATAATCAGCCTGCAAAGGGAGCAGCATTTGTTTAACCGTCCCAGTGACGctacaatttgtataag ttacaATACCAATGATTTAAAGGTACTAGAAATTGGGTGTATGTTGGCATCCAGAGCTATTTTGTTGCATATAAAACAGATTATAACCTATTAA
- a CDS encoding Enzyme of Amino Acid Metabolism (overlaps_old_locusTagID:BBM_III08590) → MRPEHSAPPEIYYGEEEARKYSSNSRIRRIQWEMAERAVELCLLPDEPCLILDIGCGVGISGELLMDLGHFWIGIDISPSMLDVAIENNVLDHGDLILSDMGSTMRFKTDSFDGAISVSAIQWLCNADKKGVEPFKRLTIFFKWLYTALKSGSRAIFQFYPESDNQTEMILAAAARASFGGGLVVDFPESSKAKKYFLCLWAGVRNIADSLSEPSSDSDHVPVQKLQSKISRRKEKKRTSLRGKILIKKAQQRRKGLSVRRDTKYTGRKRKGGF, encoded by the exons ATGCGCCCGGAACACTCTGCGCCTCCGGAAATA taTTATGGAGAAGAAGAGGCTAGGAAGTATTCCTCCAACTCTAGAATTCGCAGGATTCAGTGGGAGATGGCAGAAAGGGCGGTTGAATTGTGTTTGTTGCCGGATGAACCATGCTTGATTCTAGATATTGGCTGTGGCGTTGGGATTTCTGGGGAATTATTGATGGATTTGGGCCATTTTTGGATTGGCATAGACATCAGCCCATCAATGTTAg ATGTTGCTATTGAGAACAATGTCCTGGATCATGGTGATTTAATACTTTCGGATATGGGATCGACTATGCGCTTCAAAACAGATTCTTTTGACGGTGCTATAAG TGTTAGTGCTATCCAGTGGTTATGTAATGCTGATAAAAAGGGGGTTGAGCCATTTAAAAgattaacaattttttttaaatgGCTTTACACTGCACTTAAATCTGGGTCTCGTGCG ATCTTTCAGTTCTATCCTGAATCTGATAACCAGACTGAAATGATTCTAGCTGCCGCCGCTAGAGCTAGTTTTGGAGGAGGTCTTGTTGTTGATTTTCCAGAGTCATCAAAGGCTAAAAA atattttttatgtTTATGGGCGGGGGTGCGTAATATTGCAGATTCTTTGTCAGAACCTTCGTCTGACAGTGACCACGTTCCCGTACAAAAATTGCA ATCAAAGATTTCACGGAGGAAGGAGAAGAAAAGGACTTCTCTTAGGGgaaaaatattgattaaaaaGGCCCAACAGAGAAGGAAG GGTCTTTCGGTTCGAAGGGATACTAAATATACAGGGAGAAAGAGGAAGGGAGGATTTtag
- a CDS encoding hypothetical protein (overlaps_old_locusTagID:BBM_III08560) — protein MVIAPALGITTQLQPFNLLYPSSHLFIINVRSN, from the coding sequence ATGGTGATTGCCCCAGCACTTGGCATAACCACACAATTACAaccattcaatttattatatccTAGCTCACATCTATTCATTATTAATGTGCGtagcaattaa